Part of the Scrofimicrobium sp. R131 genome is shown below.
GGATCGAGGAGCTTCCATGCAACACCAAGAACGTGTTGGGAAGGCGACTCTTGATTTGCTTGATCAGGTCGATCTTCAATGCCGCTTTGGCATCTGGGGTGGTGAACTTGACCGACCCGTGGCTCGTTCCAACCGCCACCGCCAACGCATCCACCCCTGTGAGCTCAACGAACTCTGCCGCTTGCTCCGGATCAGCGTAAATCAATCCCTCGAGAGTTGCCCCCGTGGCCTCGGCCCCGCCCACGGTGCCCAGCTCTCCTTCCACCGACACCCCAAGTTCATGAGCCAGCTTCACGACAGCAGCAGTACGAGCCACATTGTCTGGAAAACTGGATGGCTCGTCCGTGCCGACTACGCGACTCGCATCAATCATGACACTGGTGAACCCCGCATCAATGGCTCGCCGGCAATCCTCCAAGGTTCGGCCATGGTCCAGATGAAGTGCCACCTCCACCTCGGGAAAACTGACTAACAGCTCCCGGAGCCGCCGCCACCACCAAGACTCACTCTCATAGGGGTGCACGCCGGCTATGGCCTGAACTATTACCGGAGATTTCTGCTGCTTGGCCGCAGTCATGACCGCATAGGCCTGGTTCAGATCCGACACATTGAACGCGCCAACGGCATAGCCTCCAGCTTCTGCCTGGGCCAGGAGATGATGCAGGGTTACCAGAGTCATGATTCCTCCTAGAGGGATTCGGTGATGCCCAAAGTCTGGTAATCCAGAACAATGGGGAACTGGGTGATCCCTCTGGCCATGGTCATGACTTTCGCCGATGACTCAACCGCGACACTAGTCTTGAAGGCAGTGCGAAGATCCGGCCCAACGGTTAGTAGGCCATGGTTGGCCCACACGACAGCATTAAGGTCTCCCATCACATCGCACATGGCATCGCCGAATGCCGAGTTGTTGCTCAGCGCGAACGGCATGATCGGCACTTCACCCTTCGTATAGATCACCATGTTCACCAAGGCGCCCTGAATCGGTTCACCAATCACACCCCAGACGTTGGTATAAACCGGCTCTGTGTGCACGATGGCATGGACATCCGGCCGACGGCGATAGGTGGCAACGTGCACCGTGACTTCTGAGGAAGGTCCATGTTTGCCTTCAATTACGTTGCAGTCCCCATCCACCAACACCATGTCGTCGGCCGACATCAGATCGTACTCGAGATCGGTTGGAGTGATTAGATACCGCTCCTCGTCACCCGGGACACGGATACTAATGTTGCCCTGGGTGTTGAAGTTCAATCCATAGTCCATCGAGCGAAGGCAATAGTCCAGGATCTCCTGCTTTGCGGCTTCCAGATCAAAATCGGTCATGATTTCTCCTATTTGTTTTGTTTGAACGTCGGTACCAGGGACCGCGTCGTCTGATATAGGTCCGCGTAGTGCTGTCGCTGCTGCGCGTACCAGGTTTGGTTCCTCGGGTGCACCGACGTGTCGGCATCAACCGAAGGAAGATCATGAAGGGAGGGGTAGATTCCCAATCCCACTCCGGCCAGAAAGGCTGCTCCACGTGCAGACGCCATTGAGTCGACCGCATCAAGCGATACCCCGGCCGCATTTGAACGTACCTGCAGACTGTTCCGGTCCAGCGAGCCGGCACCAACCGCCCTAACGGCCCCAGGCTCCAGGTGGTCAAGAGCGTCCTTGATTTTCGCAAGCTCATATCCAGTGGCCTCCAGGAAGCCTTGCCCCAACTGTCTCGCAGTGGTCGCCAACGTCAGCCCTACCACCACGCCAGTTGCTCCCGGATCGTTGTCCAGAGTCCCAGAACCAGCCAGATATGGAAGCACCAGAAGCCCGCTTGGCTCGTCGACTCCGGTCTCTACTAGTTCGGACACTGAGGAGTGGACCAGCCCGGCCAACCATTGGAGGGACCATCCACCAGCTGCGGTGCCAGCCAGCGTAATCCAGAGGTCATCAGCCAGCGGATAGGTGGCGGCCCCCGTCGGGAGCTGCAATTTCGGGCGGCTCTTGGTGCCTACTGTCAGACAGTCGGAAGTGCCCAGCGAAAACGCGCTGGCGCACCCCACTTTTCCACCAGCTCCCAAGTAGGCAGCGGCTTGGTCGTGGGCACCGGCAACCAACGGAACATTCTGCCGTGTCTTGCCAATTACGGTTCCCGGAGCAACTACCTCAGGCAGGTCCCAACCCCGCACCCAATCGGCTTGCCAGGATCGGCGATTCACATCCCAGCAACCAGTCCGAGCAGCCATGGAATAGTCAGTCACTGGTGACTCCACCCCCAGATGCCGAGCCACATAGGAGTCAAGAGTCTCAAACCCAGGTCCCGGCATCGTCAGCATCTTAAAGATAGAGAACATCGGGTGAACCGGCTGACCGGTGATTTCCTGAAAGCCCTCCAAACCGACGACCTCACCTCGGCGGTCGAGGCTGACTGGAACACTTTCTGGTTCGGCCAGACAGACAAAGGCCTCCCCTTGTGTGGAAAACGAGATAGCGCTGGCTGGCACCTGAGACACAACCTCAGCCAGACAGTGATCTACAGCGTTCAGCACATCTTCGGTTCGGAGTTCAACTTGACTTCCGCTCCGATGGAGCGTTAGCCCCGCGGTGGAACTCACCAGCTCAATGCCAGACTCGTCGAAGGCCGCAACCCTGACTCCACTGGTTCCCAGATCCACCCCGATCAGGCTCATTTGATCGCTCCCGCCAGACCGTTCACCAGGTATTTCTGCAGGAAGATGAAGACGATGATCACGGGAAGTGAGATCAGGACCAGCACCGCAAACAGAGCTCCAGGCTGGCTCAAGAACAGCCCTCGATAGGCCATCGGCACCAAGGTAAGGGGCTTGAGGTTGTTGTTCGAGATGGACACCAGGGGTAGCAGGAAATCGTTCCAGGACATCATCAGCTGCCAGATCACAACCACGGAAATGGCTGGCTTGGCCAACGGAAAGTAAACCCGCCAGAAAATGGTCCACGGGCTAGCCCCATCAACCACTGCCGCCTCGTACGTGTCCTCCGGGATCGCCAGAAATGAAGTACGAATGATAATAACGGCAAACGGTAAACCTAGGGCAGAGTAGACCAGCACCAATCCAAGTAGGTTGTCGTATAGTCCGATGGTCTGCAGGATCTTGAAAACGGCAACTACGATTCCTGACATGGGAAGCACTAATCCCAAGATCAAGATTCCGAAGAACAGCGCTTTGACTGGGATACGGAGCCGAGCCAAAGCAAAGGCGGCCATCGCACCGACGAAGACCACAATGATCACCGATGGAAGCGCTATCAGGGTTGAGTTCAGCAGGTGGAGAAAGATCGGATTCTCTCGGAAGACCAGTCCGTAGTTAGAGATCGATGGCGCCTCAGGCAGGATCCCAAAGAAAGTGGTCTTGGGATTGTTTGAAGGCATCAGGGACAGTCCCACAACCATGATGAGGGGCACCATCCATAGCAACGCAAGCGGAACCAGGATGGCGTGTAGCCAGTTCTTTTTTCGCTCCAGGTGCGATCCGCTGCGAGCGAGCCGACGCGCTTCGCGCCGGTCAAGGCGAGGCATACTCATTTGTCATCTCCTGTCAGGAAGCCGGAACCAAAGACCCGGACCATCAGCAGGGAGGCAGCAACAGCAATCACAATCAGGACCATCGATATCGCTGAGGCATAGCCAACATTCTGCAGTTGGAAGGCCTGTTGAAATGCATAGGTGGGGAGCATTTCAGACGCGTGAGCAGGACCTCCTTGCGTCATCACGTAGATCAGCTCAAAAGTCTTCAACGAGCCAATGATGCCCAGCAAGAGCAACGAGAGATGGGTTGTCTTCAGCAGGGGGAAGGTGATCCGCATAATCGTTTGAAAGCCAGTAGCACCGTCGATCTTGGCTGCCTCCAGCACGCTCTTGTCGATCAGTTGCAGGCCGGCGAGATAAAACAGCATCGAGAAACCGGTCCACATCCAGACATTTACGAAGATGACCGCGAATATCGCCGTCTTAGGGTTTCCGAGGAAGTCGAAATTCAGGTTCTTCAAACCCAACGTGTGGCCCAGTGAGGCTAAGACGCCATTGAACGGGTCCATGATGCGCTGCCAAACAATGCCAACCACCACTGGAGAGAGAATTGCCGGGACAAAGAACAACGCCCGGTAGGCGGTGCTGCCTGCCAGCTTCTGGTCCAAAGCAACCGCAAGGAGAAAACCCATGAGCGCCTGCGGGATGATGGTCAGCGGAATCCACAAGAGAGAATTTCGAAGGGTAGTCAGGAACACTGGATCCTTAAACAGCTCGGCATAGTTGGCAAGGCCGGCTGAGGTACCGGGGTTCACCCCGTCCCAGTGGAGGAGGCTCGCCTGATTGTTGTAAACAATGGGGTACACAACGAACCCGACGAACAGGAGCAGGGCCGGGAGTAAGAAGAGTAGGCCCGAAAATTGGTACCGGTGTTTCTTTGCGCTGCTTGGCAGCTTCTTTGCCGTCTTCACAAGCAACATTTCCTTTCTGTGAAGCTGGGGTCGGTTCGCTGACCGACCCCAGCTGTGTTCACGGAGGGTCGCTTATTGGACTCACCCGGCGCTGATTGCGTCCTGCACCTTCTGGATCGCTTCGGCACCCTGTTCCGGTGTCAACTGCCCAGCTGCAATTGCAGCGAGATTGTCGGCGACTGCCTGGTCCAGTTTGGGATCGTTGAAGTATCGCGAGTATTTGACTTTCGGCATCCAGTCGTTGACGAAGAGGTCCCAGATCTCTTTCTGCTTATCCGAAGTGAACTCCTCAGGAGCCATGCCCTGAACAGCCGGCAGGTCATTCATGGTGTTGACCAGTTTCTGCGCACCGGCTCCAGCAATCCAGTCCGTCAAAACCTTGCAGGCAAGGTCGGGGTTCTTTGTGTCTTTGGAAATCCCAAGTGAGACATCGATGCCCCCAACCAGTTGTGGTTCAGCGGAACCGCCTGGAATCGTCGGGAACAAGAACGGCTCATATCCCTCCATTCCCAAGGAGAGAGGCGGGATGGTGCTCTGATCCTTGGTCGGGTCAGATTGTTGAATCCACCAGGCACCAAGCGGAATAATCGCAGCGTTTCCGGCTTCAAACTGGTTCGCACCGGTGGGGTAGGAATCAAGACCCAACGCCCCATCCTGAGCAATTCCGTCTGTGAAGAGCTTCTGCCAGTAGGTCAAGGCCTCGACCAGTTCGGGCTCCGTCCATTTGGCGGTCCCGGCTTCTGCCTCGTAGACCAATCCCGGCGCTATATTGTTAGCAATCTGCAAAAAGACCACATTTCGCAGCCAGCCATCTTTGGCAGGAAGCATGAACGGAGCGAAATCTCCCCCCTTCGTGTCTGCAACGAACGAGGCCAGCTCATCCCAAGTTTGAGGAATCTTCTGTCCGGTTTCCTCAAAAATCTCGCTATTGGCCCACAGGTTCACAGACTGAACCAGGATCGGGAGAGAGTAGAAGTTATCGTCGCCTTCAGGGTTCCCAGCTCGAGCCTGCTCCAAGCCAATCGGGTAGAACTTGTCTTGCCAATCATCTCCCCAAACCTCGGCCGCGCAGTCCTGCAAGGGCAAAAGGTTATTACGGTACTGCTGGGTGAGGGCTCCCGGCTGCAGGCCGACAATGTCAGGGAAGGTGTTTGAGCTAGCTCGAGTCTGGAGATCCACCAGGTACTCGGGATAGTTGAAGATAGTCGCATCAATCTTGGATCCGGGGTTCGCATCTTCGAAGGCGGCGATCATTTGGCGGGTTGTCTGTTCAATGGGGCTCCACGAGCGGAAAGTAACGGTGCCAGCGTCACTACTGGACTGAGCACCATCACTAGATTCCGAGCTGGGAGCGGCTCCTCCGGCACAGCCGGCTAGGAGAAGTGTGGCTGCGGCTGCTCCTCCAAGCAGCCCAATTCGCTTGTTCATTCCTTAACTCCTTTTGTGTCTACGCTGTCTACTCTGGGGCTCTCTAAGGCACCTGACATCCAACGCTGGTTGTCAATTCTGAGACTACGTTTCGGCTAAAGAGCCAGCAATCAAATCTCCTATCGGCAGCAATAATCTTCGATAGCGAAGGTCTACCCTTTCGAAAACGAAACTGGGCCCGCGTACAGTTGAGGGATGCTGGTGTACACCATTGGGCACTCCACCCGCAGCTGGGAAGAGGTGGAAGAGATGCTGACCCAGAACGGAATTACCCGCCTGGTCGACGTGCGCTCATTTCCGTCGTCGCGCAAGTTCCCACAGTGGAACCAGGAAAACCTGCTGGATCGGTTCCCCTACGTCTGGTTGAAAGATCTGGGCGGAAGGCGCCACACTCCGGCCGGGGTGGTCAGCCCAAACACGGGTTGGCGGGTCAAAGCATTCCGGGACTACGCCGACTACATGGCCACGGAGGATTTCGACCGCGGCCTCAAAGCTCTGCTGGCTATTGCGCAGGAGCAGATCCCCGCGATCATGTGTTCGGAAGCGGTGCCTTGGCGCTGTCATCGCCGGCTGATCACCGATGCCCTCCTGGTGCGCGGGGTGGAGGTGCGGGACATCCTCTCCCCCACCTCGGTTCGCGAAGCCAGCCTGACCGACTTTGCCCAGGTGGACGGCACGGCCTTAACCTACCCCGCGCCGCCCCCGGGCCCCTAGGCCGACTCGCGCTCCACCAGGGTTAGCGGCAGCAGCACCGAACGGGCCGGCTCATTGCCTTCGAGTCGCGACAGCAGCAGTTGGACCATGGTTTGACCCTGGGCGAACGGGTCCTGGCGGATAGTGGTCAAATGCGGGCGGGCCACCGTAGCCGCGACCGAGTCGTCAAATCCGACCACCGCAATGTCTTCGGGCACCCGCCTGCCGCTGGCTTGGAACACGTCGACCGCCGCCCGAGCCATCAGGTCGTTGGCCACGAAGACGCCGTCGACCGGCCCACCCGCGTCCAACAGCCGCCGGGCCGCCTCGGCCCCGCTGGCCGCCGAATAGTCTCCCGCCTCGATCACGGCCGAGCCGGCCAATTCCAGGAACCCGGCCCGCCGCTCCTGGGCCGAAGGCATGTCGGACGGACCCGCGATCATGGCTAGCTGACGACGGCCTTTGGCCAGCAGATGACGGGCAGCCATCCGACCGCCCTCACAGTTGTCCACGTCCACGTAGTTTTTCTCTTCCGGGTTCCCGATCGGCTTTCCGCCGTAAACCACCGGGATCCGGCGTTCAACCGCCTCAATCAGCCGGTGGGAGGTGTGGTGGGACAGCACCAGGATTCCGTCGGACTGTCCCCCCACCAGAAACGAAAGGATCTTGTCGGAAGATGCCTCGGAGGTGACCACCAGGTTGAGGACCAGGGAGGTGGACCGAATTCCGTCCTCAATTCCGGAGATAATCGCGCCGAAGAACGGGTCGCCGAAGAATCTCTCCATGTCCTCGGGAATCAGGGCGGTCACCACGGCTGCTTTTCGGCTGGCCAACGCCTGGGCGGAGCGGTTGGGCACGTATCCCAGTTCGGTCACCGCCTCCATCACTGCGGCAACCGCTTTGGGGCTGGCATCGGGCGAGCCGTTGATCACCCGGGAAACCGTGGAGCGGGAAACTCCAGCACGCGCACCAACCTCCTCCAAGGTGACGGCCCGTGCCATAATCTCTCCCTACTCCACCAGTGTGCCTCGCCGAATTACCCGCCCGGTGTTTGGTTCAACGTCCAGCTTCCGGGTTGCGATGATCTCAGCATAAAGCCTGCCACTATCTTTCACGATCCGTTCCTGGGTCTCATAGTTGACGTAGACGATTCCGAACCGTTGCGAGTAGCCCCAGGCCCACTCAAAGTTGTCCAGGAACGACCAGTAGAAGTAGCCGCGCACATCCACCCCGAGGCGCTGCGCGTCCAGCACTGCACCCAGGTGCCACTGCAGGTAGTTGGCCCGGTCCTGGTCGTGAACCTGCCCGTCGGTGACGACGTCGGTGAACGCAGCCCCATTCTCCGTGACGTACAGGTGGACTCCGGCCGGGCCCGTGTACTCCTCGTGCACCCGTTGCAGCAGTTCGGTCAGCAGCAGCGGGTCGACCTGCCAGCCCATGGCGGTGCGCGGCAGGCTGGTGTCGGGCCGGTAGATCGGGGTGGCCGAGGGGGTGGGCGCGCTCACGGGTCGACTGACCGGAGCGTCGCCCCGGGGAGGAAGTGGAAACTCGCCGAACTTCTCCGCCAGCTCTGCGGGCAGTTGCGGCTGGGCCGTGACGATGTCGCCCTGATAGTAGTTGATCCCCAACACGTCGATCGGGGTGGAGATCGCCTCCAGGTCACCGGGTCGAACCGCCGCGGTAAACCGATCCGCAGCCGCCTCATCCACCCGCCGGTACTCCTGAACGATGTCAGCCGGATAGCGGCCCCGGAACAGTGGGTCCAGGAACCAGCGATTGGCCTGCCCGTCAACAATTTCCGCCACCGCCTTGTCAGCGCTGGTCAGCGGCTGGACCGGCGTCAGGTTCAGGGTCAGTCCGAGCTCTAGGTTCGAGTCGGCCTCGCGCAGCGCCTGCGTGGCCCAGCCGTGCCCGAGGAGCAGGTGGTGACTGGCGAGCATCCCCTCCCCCAGATCCTGGTGTCCCGGGGCGTGGGCGCCCGCCGTGTAGGACAGGAAGGAGGAGCACCAGGGCTCGTTCAGCGTGGTCCAGGTGTCGACCCGGTCCCCCAACGCCCGGTGGACGGTCAGCGCGTAGTCGCGGAAGCGTTCGGCGGTATCGCGGCTGGGCCAACCCCCCTCATCCTCTAGCGCCTGGGGCAAATCCCAGTGGTAGAGGGTGAGCCACGGCTTGATTTCTGCCTCCAGCAGCTCGTCCACCAGCCGGGAGTAGAAATCCAGCCCGGCCTGGTTCAGGTGCCGCCCGTCGGGGAAAATCCGCGCCCAGGAGGTGGAGAACCGGTAGCTGTCGAGCCCCATCTGCTTCATCAGCGCCACGTCTTCGCGGTACCGGTGGTAGTGGTCGCAGGCCACCTGGCCGTCGTCACCGTCCAGCACCGCCCCGGGCACCCGGCAGAAAGTGTCCCAGATGGAGGGTCCCCGGTCGGCGCCTCCTTCGATCTGGAAGGCGGCGGTGGCCGCCCCGAGGACGAAATTCGACGGGATTTGTTGGGAGTTCATATTAACCTTTCACCGCTCCCTGCATGATGCCTGCCACGAGCTGGCGCCCGGTGAATACAAACAGGATCAGCAGCGGAATTGTTGAGAGCAGGACTCCGGCCAGCACCACCGAATAGTCCACAAAATAGTTGGCTTGCAGCAAGGATAGCGCGACCGGCAGCGTCGGGTCCTGCGGGTCGAGGACAATAAACGGCCAGAAGAAATTGTTCCACGCGCTAACAAAAGTAAACAGTGCCAGCATGGTGGCCGCCGGGCGTGCGGCGGGCAAACCCACGGTCCAGAAGGTCCGGAAGGAGGATGCTCCATCCACCCGGGCCGCCTCCACCAACTCGTCGGGCACTGTCTGCTGCAGATACTGCGTCATCCAGAACACGCCGAAAGCACTGGTTAGAGCCGGCACAATCACCGCCCCGATGGTCCCGGTCCAGCCGATTTGGGAGAACAGCAGATACAGCGGGACAACTCCCAGTTGGGAGGGAACCGCCATGGTCCCAATGACGAAGACCAGCAGCACCTTGGACCCTTTGAACCGAAGCTTGGCGAAAGCCCAACCGGCCAGCGTCGAGAAGAACACTACCGAGACGGAGATCAGGGCCGAGGAGTAAATCGAGTTCCACAGCGCCCGCCAGAAGTTCACCGCCGGATTGTTGATCACCGAGCTGGCATTCTTCAAGAAGTTACCCCCTGGCAGCCAAGACATATTGGGGTCGCGAATGGCGTAGGCGTCCTTAGATCCGATCAGGAACGACCAGTAGTAGGGAAACAGGAATCCGAGGAGAACCGCCGCCAAAATGCCGTACACGTACCACCGGGGACGGCTCCAAACATGTTTCTTCATCGCGCCACCTTTCGCAGACGCCGCTTGGTTCGGACGTTCGCATCGGCTACCACCGAGCGGGTGGCCACCAGGTTGATGACGCCAATCAGCAAAATGATCAGGAACAGCAGCCAGGCAATTGCGGCGGCCCGGCCGAAGTCCCATTCCCCCCACCCGGTCAGGTACAGGTACAGGCTGACGGTCAGCCACTGGTTGTTGGCGCCGCCGGTTCCCGTCTGGTCAAACATTCTGGGCTCGTCAAAGATCTGCAGCCCCCCGATGGTCGAGGTGATGATGACGAAGATCAGGGTCGGCTTCAGGGAGGGCACCGTGATCGAGAAGAACTGGCGCACCCGGCCGGCTCCGTCCACCGTGGCGGCTTCGTAGAGCTCACGCGGGACCGCCTGCATTGCCGCCAGCAGGATCAGCGTGTTGTAGCCGGTCCACCGGAAGTTCACCATGGTCGCAATGGCCACGTGGCTGAGGAACGGGTTCACGTGCCAGGCCAGCGGGCTCATCCCCAGGTCGGACAGCAGGTTGTTGATCAGCCCGTACTTGTCCCCAAACATGTTCGAGAAGATCAGCGCCACCGCGACCGGTGCCATCACGTAGGGGACCAGCACCCCCATCCGCCAGAAGGTCTTGGCCCGCAGGTTCGAGTCCAGCAGCGCCGCCAGCACGATGGCCGCGATCAGCTGCGGGACCGAAGACAGCAGGAAAATGCTGAACGTGTTGCGAACAGCGATCCAGAACTTAGGTTGGCTGAGCAGGTAGGCGTACTGGTCGAACCCGATAAAGGTGCCGGTGTTGCGCACCAGGTCCCAGTCCATGAAGGAAATCACCCCGGTATAGATGATCGGGAACATTCCCACCAGAGCAAAGATCACGAAGAAGGGGGCGATGTACAGGTATGGCGAAAACTTGTGCTCCCAGGCCGTGAAGCGGTCCCGCCGGGTGCGGCGCGAGGCCGCACCCGACTTCTGTGTGTCACTCACGCCGGACCTACTTGATGGCGTTTGCTTCTTGGACGAACTGATCCCACGACTGCTCCGGGGTCTGCGAGCCGTCCTGTGTGCGCGTCAACGCATCTTGCAGCGCGGTCATTACCTTGAAGTACTGGGGTCCCTTGAACGGGGTGACGGTTACCGCGCTGGCCCGATCAGCCAGGATCTGACCGATGGGGGCATTGTTGAAGTACTCGTTGGTCGAGTTCAGCAACTCGTCGGATGAGAGAGCCTCCACCTGCGAGGGGAAGGTTCCAACGTTGGCAAAGGCCTTCAGCTGTACCTCGGGAGAGGTCAGCCAGGCTGCCAGTTCCTGCGCTTCAGCCACGTGCTTGCCGTTGGCGGGGACGGTCAGGTAGGACCCGCCCCAGTTGCCGCCGCCGTTCGGGAAGACGTTGGCCACATCCCAGGTGGTGACATCGGGAGCATTGCCCTCGATGATGCCGAGGAACCAGCCCGGGCACAGGGTGGTGGCAAAGTCGCCGTTCGCCATCCCGGCGTACCAGTCGTCGCTCCACAGGGTCAGATTGGCCGACTGGGTGGCCGAGGCGGCCGTGAGCTGGTCGTAAATCTGCTTCACTTCCGGGTTGGTAGTAGCAATGATTTCCCCGGTGTCCGGGTCCTCAAATGCGGCCTCAACCTGGTTGAACATGCCCTGGGCGATGGCCCCGGCCGAGTCGTAGAAAGCCTTGCCGGTGGCGTCGACATACTTTTGCCCCACGTCAAAGTAGTGGGCCCAGTCGCCGGTCAGGAGCTCAGCCACCTCGTCCCGGTCGGTCGGCAGCCCGGCGGCCTCAAACAGGTCGGAACGGTAGCAGATAGCTTCGGGGCCAATGTCGGTGCCGTATCCAATCAGGTTTCCCTCAGAGTCGGTGGCTGCCTGCACCTTCCAGTCCAGCCAGCGCGACTTCAGATCTTCGGGCACGGGGGCCAGCAGGTCCGAGTACTGCATCACCTCGGGCAGCCAGTCGACCTCCACCGCTTCGATGTCGGCCAGGCCGGTCTTGCCCAGCTTCTGGAAATAGTTTGCCCGAGCATCGTCGGACAGAGCGGCCCGGTTGTGGACCACCTTGATCCCCGGGTGAGAGTCCATGTATTCCTGCAGCAACTCGTCCGTGTAGCCGAACTCGTTGAAGGTGGCCACCGTCAGGGTAATCTCCTCGCCCGACGAGCCGGCTGAGCCTCCCGACTCGTCGGCGCTTTGGGCAGATCCCCCCGATGAACACGAAGACAGCAGCAGGGTTCCTGCCACTAGCGAGGCGCCCAGGGCGCCGACAGATGTTTTGCGCATGATCACTTCCTTGTAATGGGCTTGGGCCAACCGCGACCCCTCGAACCAGTTTTGGGAGCGCTCCCAGAACTGCCTTCGAGTCTAGTGGGAGCGCTCCCAGACGCAACCGGCTGAAGGTAACAAATTGATAACAGGAATGGCGGTGGAGGGTGATCGCACTAAGGT
Proteins encoded:
- a CDS encoding carbohydrate ABC transporter permease codes for the protein MKKHVWSRPRWYVYGILAAVLLGFLFPYYWSFLIGSKDAYAIRDPNMSWLPGGNFLKNASSVINNPAVNFWRALWNSIYSSALISVSVVFFSTLAGWAFAKLRFKGSKVLLVFVIGTMAVPSQLGVVPLYLLFSQIGWTGTIGAVIVPALTSAFGVFWMTQYLQQTVPDELVEAARVDGASSFRTFWTVGLPAARPAATMLALFTFVSAWNNFFWPFIVLDPQDPTLPVALSLLQANYFVDYSVVLAGVLLSTIPLLILFVFTGRQLVAGIMQGAVKG
- a CDS encoding sugar ABC transporter permease; the protein is MSDTQKSGAASRRTRRDRFTAWEHKFSPYLYIAPFFVIFALVGMFPIIYTGVISFMDWDLVRNTGTFIGFDQYAYLLSQPKFWIAVRNTFSIFLLSSVPQLIAAIVLAALLDSNLRAKTFWRMGVLVPYVMAPVAVALIFSNMFGDKYGLINNLLSDLGMSPLAWHVNPFLSHVAIATMVNFRWTGYNTLILLAAMQAVPRELYEAATVDGAGRVRQFFSITVPSLKPTLIFVIITSTIGGLQIFDEPRMFDQTGTGGANNQWLTVSLYLYLTGWGEWDFGRAAAIAWLLFLIILLIGVINLVATRSVVADANVRTKRRLRKVAR
- a CDS encoding extracellular solute-binding protein, whose protein sequence is MRKTSVGALGASLVAGTLLLSSCSSGGSAQSADESGGSAGSSGEEITLTVATFNEFGYTDELLQEYMDSHPGIKVVHNRAALSDDARANYFQKLGKTGLADIEAVEVDWLPEVMQYSDLLAPVPEDLKSRWLDWKVQAATDSEGNLIGYGTDIGPEAICYRSDLFEAAGLPTDRDEVAELLTGDWAHYFDVGQKYVDATGKAFYDSAGAIAQGMFNQVEAAFEDPDTGEIIATTNPEVKQIYDQLTAASATQSANLTLWSDDWYAGMANGDFATTLCPGWFLGIIEGNAPDVTTWDVANVFPNGGGNWGGSYLTVPANGKHVAEAQELAAWLTSPEVQLKAFANVGTFPSQVEALSSDELLNSTNEYFNNAPIGQILADRASAVTVTPFKGPQYFKVMTALQDALTRTQDGSQTPEQSWDQFVQEANAIK